A single region of the Biomphalaria glabrata chromosome 15, xgBioGlab47.1, whole genome shotgun sequence genome encodes:
- the LOC106055667 gene encoding polypeptide N-acetylgalactosaminyltransferase 11-like, producing MKGSPSGPVYTFVHSLMFKEIPKVHCRRRKRKAWLTTLCLGFVSLAYGLLYLVFTRCSDSIQFAALSTAEIQSIQLMVLKIQNTLQKDNSTTFDSARSVNHEEYIERVAAPCRLEKQRVTLSSTSNITLIYSLLKGSSSRLALFYLNQTFASLSLDIITDIIIIADESLQEKEKGLIEDVVDCDVCRVFFLSGTIHEQRNFASNFARGEYLVFLDGRVHVHEEWLHHLMAALNDSNNRVVSPALQLTSLDGSLHTVGLTVNELQWDLSVARARADEKRIQSALLNRVTYVSQTAITPEVFLLSKELFNAMGQFDTRQNLSGSEDVMFSLKLLSCGGEVVVSMCSSAYLRGSTEDSVPTANQITSYEVLREDYFSRLYNEAVASIFLDSFTLKYYSCVNHLLNLTTYHPQLSTASPFSRNRGLILNPGRMKTQLEQHVLSKLKLLKCRTKNFKTILSSLQPAMVAPTKFATFYGYIRTLDGVWALGLHAGSEKAISASQTSLSTTLEDKIVLTRNASLWVGPFSFTNGAFIFQHKWCLTSLSSDLFSLTRCVVGTTGQLFIYNDNIIRLASQHERSVCAVLNGNYSNPIFLNSCKEQNFTNKFKLDLQFRKDCIQ from the coding sequence ATGAAAGGATCCCCTTCAGGGCCAGTCTACACATTTGTTCATTCCTTGATGTTCAAAGAAATTCCAAAAGTTCATTGCAGAcgtagaaaaagaaaagcctGGTTGACGACCCTGTGTTTGGGCTTCGTGTCTCTGGCTTATGGCCTCCTCTACCTAGTGTTCACGAGGTGCTCTGACAGTATACAGTTTGCTGCCCTTTCCACGGCAGAGATACAATCCATCCAACTCATGGTGCTAAAGATCCAAAATACTCTTCAGAAAGACAACTCTACCACTTTCGATTCCGCTAGGAGTGTGAATCATGAGGAGTACATCGAAAGAGTTGCCGCCCCGTGTCGTCTGGAGAAACAACGCGTAACGCTTTCGTCGACGTCAAACATCACACTAATCTATTCGCTTTTGAAAGGGAGCTCGTCTAGATTGGCACTCTTCTACCTCAATCAGACCTTTGCCTCGCTTTCTCTTGATATCATCACTGACATCATAATCATTGCTGATGAAAGCCTCCAAGAAAAGGAAAAAGGGCTGATAGAGGATGTGGTCGATTGTGACGTATGCAGGGTATTCTTTCTGAGTGGGACGATTCACGAGCAAAGAAACTTTGCGAGTAATTTCGCCAGGGGAGAATACCTCGTGTTCTTGGATGGGCGCGTCCACGTCCATGAAGAATGGCTGCATCACTTGATGGCCGCCTTGAACGACAGCAACAACAGAGTCGTGTCCCCTGCCTTGCAGCTGACTAGCTTAGATGGCAGCCTGCACACTGTGGGACTTACGGTCAACGAACTCCAGTGGGATCTGAGCGTCGCAAGAGCGCGGGCCGATGAAAAGAGGATCCAGAGCGCATTGCTAAACAGGGTGACTTACGTTTCTCAAACGGCGATCACGCCAGAAGTCTTCCTGCTCAGCAAAGAACTCTTCAATGCAATGGGACAGTTTGACACACGCCAAAACCTATCTGGGTCAGAGGATGTGATGTTTTCGTTGAAATTGTTAAGCTGTGGAGGGGAAGTGGTGGTTTCTATGTGCTCATCAGCGTACCTTAGGGGCTCCACTGAGGATTCAGTGCCCACTGCCAACCAAATAACTTCATATGAAGTGCTACGAGAAGATTACTTCAGCAGACTTTACAATGAGGCTGTTGCCTCAATTTTCCTTGACAGTTTCACTcttaaatactatagctgtgtAAACCATCTCTTGAATCTCACTACGTATCATCCACAGCTATCTACAGCATCTCCGTTCTCAAGGAACCGCGGTCTAATCCTGAACCCAGGCAGGATGAAAACTCAGCTAGAGCAGCATGTCCTGAGCAAGCTGAAATTGTTAAAGTGCCGCACGAAGAACTTTAAGACCATCCTGAGCAGCCTCCAGCCAGCCATGGTAGCACCCACAAAGTTCGCAACATTCTACGGGTACATCCGGACACTGGACGGAGTATGGGCTTTAGGTCTGCATGCCGGCTCTGAGAAGGCGATCTCAGCGTCTCAGACTTCTTTGTCGACAACCCTGGAAGATAAAATTGTGCTAACTCGAAACGCTTCTCTCTGGGTTGGCCCGTTCTCCTTCACCAACGGTGCTTTTATATTCCAGCACAAATGGTGTTTGACTTCATTATCCAGCGACCTTTTCTCTCTGACTAGATGTGTCGTGGGCACCACTGGTCAGCTGTTTATTTATAATGACAACATTATTCGACTAGCTTCGCAACATGAGAGAAGCGTGTGTGCAGTATTAAACGGAAACTATTCCAATCCGATTTTCCTGAATTCCTGCAAAGAGCagaattttacaaacaaatttaaGCTCGATCTACAATTTAGGAAAGATTGTATTCAATAA